A region of the Cucurbita pepo subsp. pepo cultivar mu-cu-16 chromosome LG14, ASM280686v2, whole genome shotgun sequence genome:
cgttacagactaaagcggacaatatctgctagcagtgggcttgggcgacTTCCATCTCCAAGTTTAACTCAAATGTGGCTCGCTTCTTTTTAGGTGTAAAGCAGCGTCGAACCAAAATCCCCAACAAACATCAACTCTTTCGAAAAATGAGGTGATTCAAGTGCATCCTCCTGTATGACTTGTTACGACTTTACACCAGTCACTAGCCCTACCTTCGGAGCTTTCGAGCACTAGCCCTACATTAAGGAAATAACTTCGAGCACGGTTAGCTTCAATAGTAGTACAGAAAGTGTCTACAATGTTCGAAAACAAATTCACGGTCGCATAATTGATCAATGattattagattattattGATTCTGCTCTCATGCATGTGAGTTAGAATATTAAACCCTAACCTTCCAAGCAACGAAAAAAGACCAAAGCTTTGACCACATGCCCGTTAAAGAACGTGCCAACGACTCATAAATAGTGACTTGGTTAAGGAAACCCATCATAGCCGTAACGAAAGCGAGCCTTCTTAGATAACACGTccactcaaaattttatttttctcgttattattatatatatatttttaaattatcacaaattttaaattaattaatttttagttttatttataattattgcaACGTTACAAATTGCggtttaaattcaaatatttagtTGGATAATTAGAAGTAAGGAATCTAACTtaactttaattaaagtaattaatgTTTATTAGACATTTAGATATGCTTAGATTCTtcacattaatatatatttaattattattacttttatgTTACAGAATTTAAgcttatattaaaattatacctaataaactttaaatattatgcctaataaaattaaatttttatttaatttgtaaataaataaataaataatcacaaaattttaattttttttaccatatttaaaatttattgtacataaaattaaaatttcacgagaataattaataatatataataaaaagttcgTGATTATTAAAtgacttaaaaaaatgaaaagggtaaAATGGAGACAAAAAGTTCGTCCGTTATAGTTCAATATACCTAAATTTGAAAGCTCGGGAACTccgcagacacgttttaaaatttttgaggaggataaatttgtaatttaaccaattttgaaatatacaaaattaaagtaatttgaaatgaatttttttcttttaaaaggaaaaagataaaaaaacgAGGGAGGCGATTGATCAAAATCGCGATATTGTATTTggttttttacattaaaacgAATCTCCACCGTTGATTTTATTCTTATGAGAACGGTATCCAATCAGAGTTTGCCACGTGTCCTACTTCCCATCCTCTTCAATACGTCACCAAAACATGTGGGCCCAGGCTGTCCTCTGGGGTAATGACCAAACGTCAATCCACTGTTAACAATTTCCCCTCTCCCTCCTTACAAGTAAAAGACAATTTTCGTTAGTTAACGGCGGAAATCAGACGGCGTTATCCTGGATTCTCTATATAAATAGCTGCTCTCGTCGAAGTGATCTTATTTGTTGTctctgaattttatttttgccgATATTTGGGCTCTCGCTAACGTAAAACCCGGAACTATAATATCCCAAACTTTCCCTTTCTGAACAATTTttccccccctttttttttggGATCTTTGGATTTTTGATTCGGACCTTGCTGTTCGCCGCCGGTGGACGCCGGCGAGCGTTCAATTCGGTTCTTGATTGCATTTTGATTCTGCTGTTTGTTTGGAGGTTTTGGCAGAGAATCAGGGAGTGAGAGTTGAGTGAGAGAATGCCTTGTTTGTTGTCAGTGTAACTGCAGAAATTAAGCGCGAAGAGGCTCTGATTGGCGATATTTTAGGGATTTTGATTGCTGTTGCTTTTGGTTGCCATTGCTGTGAGAGTGTGATTAAAGCGAAGATTTCTTGAAACGGAAAATTTTGAGGAAGAAAAGTGGGGAATTCGTCGTTGACAGACGAACAGTGCGGCTGATTTCAGTTCGATTTTCGGTGGATAAGCTTCTGAGGAGCCTAAGAGGTGAGATTCTTGCTGCATTTACTTTACcgttttcttcaatttgatcGTCTTTCTAAGCAAACAAACAGAGTATTGATTTCTCAGAGAATCTTCTtctctaattcttttttattttttattttccttctgATCATTGTTTCATATTCGAGTCCTGTTTTATGGATCCAGAACGTTTCTAATGGTTTCTGTATCCATCCTCTGTAATGTTCTTTCAATTTAGAATCATTCGTCGCCATTTCACTAATCGGTGGTGTTTAACATTTGAATCATTTGATTGATTCTGTCTCTGTGCGTTGATTCCTATAGCCTTAGCACTTACTCTATTTTCCGTTTCTCTTGCTGGATATGAAGAAATTAGATTAGCTTTCTGGAGAAGAGAATTAAAGAGGGAACGATAAACAGCGGAAAGTGTGTAAAAGAGAATTTAATTAGGGTGTCGAAGAGGGGGCCTAAGATGGACAAAGTCTGTAAATCACGGTTGGCTTTTGCTTCGATGAGTCGTTTTCGAATATTAAAGATTGAATTAAATTgatgaaccaaaagaaaaaaaatatcaacgtcatcttctgcttctgcttcttcttcttcttcttcctctatgTCTCAGTGTTATCCTCTCCATATTCATTGTCTCTCTGTCGTCTCACCCACAGCTTTCAATCTGAAACGATTAATTTTGCGTTCGTTCTTCCTGAATCTCTGCTGTTGTTAATTAAtgcatatttctctctcttagtcgcttttttggatttcttggagACGGAAGAGCGATGCGATTTGCCCatagggaaaaaagaaagagccAATAGGTTGTCAGAAACTTTGGCATTAACAAATATTTGATTCTTTATTCGGCTTTGTAAGAGTAAAGCAAAGCATGTACCACACTCGGTCTCTCTCAGTCGACTACTTTCAAATTGGCTGTGCCCCCATTTACTTTCCTTTCAATTATCGACTCCCCCTCCCCTCTTGTTCCTATTCTGATCTTTTCTTAGTCGTCTCTGATCCCGAGCagcccttttcctttttttcttcccttttcctttctccagGACCCATCTGTTTCCCGCGGATCGATGAAcgaatttatatttatttcagaTTCCCCCAGTTTCCTTTTGTCCCATTTAGCCGCGTACCTACTACATAGAAGTTTATATAACCCATccctttctttatttctttctttaacaCTACCTAAGCTATccaaaaacagagaaatcaGTGCTTTACTCAATCGATTTCCTCATGAAAGTTAATTTAAATGATGGTGGAAATCCTCCAATTGGAAACTGTTGTTCTTTACTATTCGAGTATTACATGTCTATCTCAATGTTGGGTAAAGGGAAGgcttgtttgttttcttctcctcaCTCAATACACAAGAGAAAGAGTGAGAGAAACAAAGGGAAAGTCGCCGGATTATGCAATTAATTTTTGggattcctttttttctttcatcaataTAGTATCCACTAAACCTCTAGGTGGAACCTACTTGTTTGTTATGTGCAGAGTAAAAAAGGCAAAGTTGAAGGAAAATGTTTACATGCATAGCATGTACGAAACAGACAGACGACGGGGGTGAGGATGGGGCTGCGCGTGGTAGTGGCACGCCTAGTACAAAGGAAGCCGTCAAAAGCCTGACAACACAGGTTCTTAATCCTATACCCTTCTGTCTCTTTTTCTCTGTCTTGCTCCGGCTACATCTTTGTTTTCTCAGTTTCTTTTCCATCTTGTGAAAACAGACAAATCTCGTAATACCCATTAGCCTTGCGATAAATGGGGACCATCTATGCCTTCTTTTCACCAATATGAACGTGCCTaatgtttattatttcttttcaaatcttttttaagATCAGATTTAGGTAGGAAAGTGTTAGCGTTTGTGCTTTCTTACGACGCGCTCTAACGTTTTTGTCCTTGAGCACTTCCTAGTTATTACGTTTTTGTTTTGTCATTTAGAAGCCAGTGATTCTTTTAACAGATTACCAAAATTTTGTCCCGATGGCTCACAACTTTCTAGTCCACGTAGCTTTCATAGGGACACGTCGTATCAGAAATCTGACTTTGCTGACCTGCAGCTCTTCTTGGCTCCCCCGGTTACCGATAGAATAAAGATTCTTGTTTGATAGAataaagatttttgttttttgtttttctcttaatAGTTTCTATTCCCAAATGATCAAAGTAGTACATGCGCTTATCGAGAAGATCCCCATTCACCCACCTCCAGCCTTCCTTCGAGTACGAATTGGTTTGCTTGCTTTTCACTCGGGCAATTATTAAGTGGTAATCTGATTTTCATGCCTCAGGTCATGGGGTGAAATGTTCGTAATTACACATCTCTACGGTactatgatattgttcacttttaTCATAAGTTCACattgttttgctttgggccacatatcaatggagatatattcccTACTtttaaactcatgatcattcccttaattagtcaatttgttactccctcccaaccatcctcaacatgAAAGATAGTGGTTCATCAAGTATAGCCTGTTTTGCTGGATTAACTTTCTTACCACTAGATAATTTCATTTAGGAGATGAAATATTGGAACGGTGCAACCTTACCATCAGCTACTGTTATTTAGTTACGGAAATTATGAGCAGGGAAATTTTgcaaaattttttttgaagtttgcGCTCATAATAGTATATATGCCAACAACACCCATTTTGGGATTGGGTCTTAGTATAAGTAAGGATGACTGGTCCAGTCTGTCTTGGAAATGTGATTTTGCCAAGAAATAGTGGCAGCACATTTTGTGTCAAGTAGCGGTGGGGTCATCGACATATTCACTTCGGAATAGACAAGACGCATTTTAAGAAAGGACAGCCCAATGACCGCCTGAATGTGACCCACCATTGAATTTTTGTCGACGCACTGTTTTTCAAAAGTATTGCATCTTAGCCAAACCCTTTCTTTGCAGGATGAGCAACCACTTGATTGGCAATAAGAAGTTAATAagacctttttattttattgattgtTTAGGAATTTCAATTCTTATGACATGTGATATTATTTCTATTCTTAAATACCATAGGAAAATATCTTCCAAAATAACTCTTCAAGTTGTAGAATCCACTTTCCTGAAACACCATTCAGCATGCTCCACGTAATTCAAAAGTGGATGTGTCTCTCaccaaggaaaaaaaatgttcaatttCATGCGTATTTATTGATTCACAATGGCCGAACTGTACACTTCACTCCATTATTAATATAGTGACATGCATTGGATACGATATACAGCCTAATATTCAggttaaaaggaaaaaaaaaaaaaaaataggtatTATGTGTTGTGTGAAAAGCAGGGTTCGAACTTTAGCataaaatttcatgattttgctttgaacttttttaagAATTCTCCTACCAATAGAatgttccttacttataaacctactATCATTCCCTAAGTAATCAAAGTAGCACTCTCTCCCCTTAATACTCAGTATTAAGATCCTTATTCTAACTGTTGATAGCTACATTCTACAGATTAAGGACATGGCGTTGAAATTCTCCGGTGCTTACAGACAGTGCAAACCCTGCACAGGCTCCAGTAGCTATAAGAAAGGACAGCGACCTTACCCAGATTTTGACACTGCTTCAGAAGGGGTTCCATACCCCTACATAGGAGGGGCAAGTGCAAGCTCAACCCCTGCCTGGGACTTCCCTCGTGTTAATCGCCACCCACATACCAGATCTGACTCTAGATTTAAAGGGGTCTTCCGAGGAGATCAGACTCCTGGAGCCGATTCCTCCATATCAGCATGTGATGTGGTGCTCGAGGATGAGGATGAGTCGAAAGAGTGGATGGCACAGGTGGAGCCTGGTGTTCACATCACTTTTGTGTCCCTACCCAATGGAGGCAATGATTTAAAACGAATTCGTTTCAAGTAAGATGAATAGTAAATGCTTAACGCTGTCGGTTCCTCTGTCTAAATTAATATCTTCTTTAAGCAAAGTTAAcattagttttcttttttctccttcttgAAGTCGAGAAATGTTTAACAAATGGCAAGCTCAGCGTTGGTGGGGCGAGAACTATGACAGAATAACGGAGCTCTATAATGTCCAGAGATTCAACCAGCAAGCTCTTCATACGCCACCAAGAACTGAGGACGGGGTAAGTCCTCCAGGACCTTTGCTCCTGACTCTATTTCTCCCATTAAAATGATGCAAGAGTAAATGTTTCAAGGACTCTTTGTTGTGCATTCTGATTGCTAGACCTGTAGAAACTATTGGATTTTTTGGAATGAAAACCTAGGTAGGTAGGTAGAAGGGTATTTATAATAAAGCCTCGACtgtttatttctaaaatatctaaccatttatttctaaaatacctaaatcattttcctaaaatacatAGACAATTAGCTGaactagtgatgatattttaaccgtgcatgtttaatattttctgATAATTCTGTAAATGTTCACAATCTTCAGAGGGATTCTTCTTACTCAAAGATGGGAAGGGATAGTCCGATGACTTCAGGGAACAAAGATTGGACGCCAAGAAACTACAAACCTTCTGGGAGTAAAGGATTTCCATCTGACCAGCATTTTGACCAAGGAAGCAGCCACCATTATGCAGGTTCAAGTGCCTATCCAGCAGGTAGCGCGAAAGGCGACATGTCGTCTATGGAAGCATCACGCACAACTACCTCTTCTAGAGACGAACCTTCAATTTCCATTAGCAATGCAAGCGACATCGAGGCGGAGTGGGTCGAGGAAGATGATCCCGGGGTCTATATAACTATCAGGCAGCTTGTTGATGGCACTAGAGAGCTTCGTCGTGTCAGATTCAGGTAATTAACATCTACATTCATTTGCTTCCTCCATAGTAATGTTTTATATATACTGAAGATGGATTGACATTGTTCGACTCGATATGAACAGCCGTGAAAAGTTCGGGGAAATGAACGCGAAGCAATGGTGGGATGAGAACAGGGAGAGGATCCAAGCTCAATACCTTTAACTTAATTATTCATGTTCCAAAAATTTTGTCTTTAGAATGTAATATTCAACAAAAAGCCATCAGCTGGATATAGAGTTCTTTTGCTAAGGAAATTTACTCACCACCAGCAGCAACATATACAAAACCAAGTTTCTGATTTTCCTATCAGAATTCTGCAAgccattcttttattttcttccaaggctatatatttttatttaccctCCTCTTTAAATAGTCTTTATACAAtctattattatcattttttttaccagACAGGTGTAAAAATGGATCAGCTCGGGTTTTCTCTAGAATTGACTCGGCTTGACCTGGATAGGTTTCgcttaaaatgaaatgaaatcgaCTACCCTGGTCAATCATATACCTCCTGTCCTTCACCTCTTTCTATTATCCCATCTGGTATCAGGATAGGCAGCTAAAATACACACGTTCTAGTGAATAAGATAGTTGTCGTCCTTGTGAATTTCCCACGTTCTAGTGGACCTGCGTTAAATACATCTAAGGTTGTTGTACGTTCTTTGCTTACACTAGAAGAAGGCAAAACCCActcttatttcttcttttttagaaCCAAGTCCTTGAAGACATAATAACAATTATGTTAATTCATCGAGTTCAAGCTTAGAATCTCTTGTTTGTTATCTAATAGGATTTTCCGTCTTAATACTCTATCCGAGAGTTATCAAGATTTATATAATCTGAAGCGCTATTAGATAAGGCAAGGCAAGTTGGATCTTATTTTCAACCAAAACCAAAGTCGATTGTATACCACGAAGTTTCTTTTCGTGAGCAAGAAGAGAAACTTGGATGTACGTAGGCAAAATTGTCCCAAAATTAACCAAGATATATAGCAATAGAAGCTATTTTGAGACCAACCTCCCCTTTCTTTCGTGGAATCTCAGCTTGACACGGAGGGCGATCTGTGCAGTTCATGATCGATGGAAAAACCAAACATGGAAGACGAGAAGCTTGCTCACTCTActtggaagaacaagaagaaagataaagccttgaagagggaaatgactgataattcttttatttcattacGCAAACACAGTTTATAGCAAacataagaacaaaaacagaCAGTCAGCGGGGCATTTATTACATATAGTCCCCAAGGGAAGAGTTGCATACGATTCTtcgaagaacaaaaacatacACACACCATAAGGACGATAACGAGAGGGAGGAAGGGCGGTCATCCTGCTACCTTCCTGGGGTAATTACTGCCATGTTGAATCTCTTGAGCGGGCCTTATTAACAGATCGCTAGACGAACCGTTCCAACGGACACCCGCTTTCATTGGCCGAAGAAGCTGCCCGATAGATGGCTTGCGAGGGGCAATTGTCATGTTTGCCAACTTTTGGCCTGTATCGGAAACTCCACGCACATTATTTCCCCTGTAGATAGAGTCTGCAATATGCAAATATAAACCACTTCTTCCATAAACTAATCTTGGTCAATAATTGAGGTAATGCAACAGAAACCAAGGAACTTACTGGTAGGGCTATTCCTCACAGGCGGTCGGTACTTTGGTAGTCTAGCTGTGCTCTTCATAATTGTATCACTCTTATTTGCATCctaagaaaaagatgaaaaaggtGAAACGATGTTAGTTTAGGTGAGCATGTTTATTTTGGGTGGCCGGGGAGAGGGGGCGGGCGATACTTACCGGGTTCACCAAATCCAACTTCCTCTGCACACCTGCAAGATGGTTTTGATGATTCAGAAATCGAGCTAATCTAAGTGTCTATATAATGTTAGGGCATGCATGTTTGAAAGTGGTTAGAAATagttaaaatcaaaattttctaccgAACATgcatttaattattcaaaatccTTTTAATGTTTGGTTTTTACACTTCTTAAAACTTGTTTACATACTATCTAAATCCATTTTGAGGTGATTATAAACCTCACAAAAATGATCTTAACCATCTCAAAATACACCGGGACATGCCCGCTAATAAATACACTACCTGTGCTCAACAACTCGGGCAACTTAGGAGAGGAGAAAGTACCAGCGATTCTTGAATCAGATAAAGCCACAGGATATTTCTTAGCAGTCTGTTGCTCCAGCAAATTCTTTGTTCCAGCTGTGATAGTGAAGAACACATCAAAAGTTGTCCAACCAAGCAATGTTTTTAGCTTACCATGTTCAAAACCAGGGAGGAGCTGAAATAAACATACCAGAAGGAGGGGTCCGAGCAAATGGCGCTCTAGCACGAAGAGACGGTGGAACATAGTAGCAACTCTGCCacacattaaaataaaacaatcttaaatgaaattatacacatttattgatttacaagatgaaaaataaaggaCTACCTGGAAGAAGGGATGTTGGAGGGCTTCCATAGCTGTTGGTCTCTTGGATGGATCCCATGAACAAAGTGACTgcagacaaaaaaaatatatatatataggaacATGCATTAATCAAATGAACGCATGGTGCTTCACCGTGTTTAAGCATTAACCGGTTCAGACCAAATAGTTTCAATGGCCATCTATTTGTACTTACTGCAATAAGATTGACTGCATCATCACTCGCTGAAGGAATAACAACGGAGAGATGAACTCGATTAAACTGCAAAtgtgaaacaagaaaatacataaaatatacACATATATGACATGGTTATTTGAACCAAAAGAGGACAAAGGAGACCGACCTGCGGGTATTGATAATTGATATTCCTGGCAAGACAGAGCCCATCAGACCATGTATCCATAGTTGGAGTGCCAAGTATACTGCAAATTTTGTAGATTTGGTCTGGTTCGCTGCATGAAACAAATATAGAAAACTCTTCATATTAGATGACAATTTCAACTGTCGTCAAATGACTACCCCGTCTGGCCtagctttcatttttgttttataattttaccaAAATCTGTTGCAGGCATGGTTCAAATATAGAATCACAGACAAAGGAGACCATGAGTTTCACACAAAATCTCCTCACAAGACTACATGATAAAGattagattttgaaagaaaaatagcaGGGATGCAAACGAAAACAAAGCTTGCACATTCAACTATTTACAGAGTTCGTAATTATCAAACTACTACAttactaataataaaagtacaaaacacaagaaataaaacaaataccAACGTTTGCTATTATAGGGAACTAGGTGAAAGAAGGccataaagtaaaataaaagatcatGACAAGTAGATCCccactaattatttttatgcaaATAATATTGACAAGAAACAAATGGAAGGGCAGTTTGTAAGGAAATACGTGAACCCAAGCACCAgcaatttcttaaaaaaatcaagacaTTAGTATTTTTGGCTTGGCACTAATAATTGTTTATGCATAAAGCATAAACAAGTAATAAGTGAATGTGTATGAGCTCACCTTGCTCCAGGAAAAAGTGGACGAAGAGTAAACAACTCTGCCATTATAGCACCCATTGCCCACATATCTGCAAAAAGTAAAGTAGTAAGCATGTATTAGATTAAGCTTTAACGGGGTTGGAGCAACTTAAAAGTTCAGTCGATTCCTCACCAACTTTAGGACCATAAAGGTAGGACTGAAGTAGCACCTCTGGAGCTCTATACCTGAGACTCAAGATTAAATGTTACTACGTGGAATCACTGCAATCACTGCAATAAAATGCAACAGCATCTATAACAGGAAAGAGATGAGATGCACTTACCATCGAATTGAAACATACTCAGTATAGGGTGGTAGTGCACTAGTTTCACGAGCAAGCCCAAAATCAGCAAGTTTTATCAAGTCTTTAGCAACTAATAAATTTTctgggaaaggaaaaaaagttgAGTTAAATAAAtcgaaataaaaaaggggggaggaaaaaaaaaaaaaaaatatatatatatatatatatataaagtgtTAATATGAAACAACGAGAGTAAACtatgaaataaagaacaaatacaaACACCATGCTCACAAAAGAGaacttatataaaaatatcccATAAATGCATTTTCACATAACGTTTATCACATGAAAATACATCCCGCATAACAAAAACTCAACATACTCTAAAAGGTCAAAAGACCCTTAAGAAATAAGTCAGATTCAAAATGATATTAGCAGATAGTCTATGGAACCCAATTAAGTGCATTATACTAGACACAAAAACAAGTGAGGTACCTGGTTTAAGGTCACGGTGAAAATAACCTCGCTGATGCATGTAGGCAAGACCTTGAAAAACTTGAAAGCACCAATTTCTCACTTCAGCTTCTGAGAAGAGTTTTTCCTTATCCTTCATAAGTTGATAGAGACTGCAATCCTgaacataaaatttttgttgagTTAGGacaagaataattttttaacataaaatatgtACCAAGTTGAAAAAATGGCACCACTAACCATGTATTCAAATACGAAGtacaaaatattgttttccCTGATAACTTCCTTCAGCTTAACAATATTTGGATGATTCATCTTCCGCAGTGACTGTGATGTTCAGATTgcaagaaaatgaattaacTTCAGgataaggaaagaaaaacaaggcaatcagataaagaaaaaaaaaatgaaggatgCATTACCTTCACTTCTCTCAGATTGACGCACTCCTCCCATgtgtaatattttttcttcattttcttaattgcAACCTGTTGATTTAAGGAAGAAGATCGCAAAGTGAAACTAATTGTTGAACAATTTTTCTCAAGATATAAACGCAGAGAGACATCAGCAGATGCTTACAGCTTCCCCAGTTTGCTTATTGATAGCTCGCCAGACACTTCCAAAAGTACCATCACCAACTTCCTTGATTAGCATATACCTTAAAATGgtaataaaattgataaacaTAAGTTACACATGCACAATTAAGAAAATAGCACaacaaaatgagaaaaataatgataaagcTAGGGGAAGAAGCTAACCTCTCCATTTTTTTCGCAGAAGCACAAAGAAAACCTCCTTTATTCAAAAGTATAGAAACTTGAAAATGATAACTTGCATCTAATCTTTGTATAATGACTAAGTAAACAACCGTCTTGCACTGATATAACAAAAGCCACCACTAATTTTCCTTGGTGAAGTGCAAAAGCACAAAACCAGAAAAATTCTGATGTGCAGGCTGTGCAgctttattcattaaaaaatccGCAGATTCGACTTCAAGAGAGGAACAATATAGCAGTATATGACAAACACCACTGAACATGTTGAACCTTGAGAATAAATGTCCAAACCAACTGAGCAGTTGGAAATACCAGATGATTACAATATTAACTTGAAGCTATCTCACAATTCAACTTTGAGATTGAAGATATATCCTCCAGTAAAAAAGATCATGACTCTCTAAACATCACCAGTCCGGAACAAGTGTAAAGAACGAATAACAACCAGCAGAGGTCAATGTGATAGTCTTCACTTTAGGTAGTTGTGAAAACAAGCTTTGATGTTTCATTAACAGAACTCAGCTCTGTAGAAAAAAGGACTGAGGTTAGAGTTGCAtgcaacaaatttaaaaaaagaaagaagaagaagaagtaacACAAAGAAAGTGCACGTTACATCATACCCCTGAAGAAGTCTCCCCTAGAAAATCACCCTGATGCTTCATCAACAACGCTCTGCATCCAAAATaagaaattcaataaatacGAAAAGTGAAACTGGATATTAAAATTCACCAAAACATTAAGTATAAAAAATAGTCCATACTTGAACAGTTGCACTAACGATCCAACACCTATCTCATAAAGTAATTTCATTACGCCTCTTGTGCTGATCATTTAGAAGAACTTGACCACTAAGTGCAATTGACAaaggaaaccaaaagaaaatctcCAACGACAAGGAAACGCCAATCAAGCACTTCCTGGAAAGAGCAAACTCGATGCTGGAAGGAATTTGTCCAAATAGAAGCAAGCTCCATATcttgagaaaatataaaaagccCTTTATATCCAAGCCCTCAAAGACCTGATATTACACATTAGCACCAAAGCATTAGAATAAATATTCACGGAAGAAATCATGAACAAAGTCAGTCTAATTTATCAAATGAGCAAAAAAAGGTGGATATAATGCCCACAAGGCTGCAATTTATCAGACCCAAAAGATCATGCAGCAAGTGCCGGATACCCAAATCTGATCACAATATACAAACTATTGATACAGTAAAACCAAGAGGCAAAACATATTAGAGAAGAACAATTATGCAAATGCTAACAACTCCAGCAAGGTCAGTTCAATCACGTATCAAGGAAGACCCCAATCAATAACCAATATTAGAATCAGGCATTTCGAGCTAATCCAGGCAAAGACCCTAACCCACCCACCGATTAGTCGTTAAGAATTCCTATTCACAAATAAGCAAGCACAGAAACAGCAACACGCAACGATCCCGTCTAAGAAAATTCTTTACAATCAGTGCGCAGACAAAATCCCACAAGATTTGCGGAATGAAATAAAgataaaaccctaaatcacCAACCAACCAGTCAA
Encoded here:
- the LOC111809844 gene encoding protein BREVIS RADIX-like isoform X1, translating into MFTCIACTKQTDDGGEDGAARGSGTPSTKEAVKSLTTQIKDMALKFSGAYRQCKPCTGSSSYKKGQRPYPDFDTASEGVPYPYIGGASASSTPAWDFPRVNRHPHTRSDSRFKGVFRGDQTPGADSSISACDVVLEDEDESKEWMAQVEPGVHITFVSLPNGGNDLKRIRFNREMFNKWQAQRWWGENYDRITELYNVQRFNQQALHTPPRTEDGRDSSYSKMGRDSPMTSGNKDWTPRNYKPSGSKGFPSDQHFDQGSSHHYAGSSAYPAGSAKGDMSSMEASRTTTSSRDEPSISISNASDIEAEWVEEDDPGVYITIRQLVDGTRELRRVRFSREKFGEMNAKQWWDENRERIQAQYL
- the LOC111809844 gene encoding protein BREVIS RADIX-like isoform X2, which codes for MALKFSGAYRQCKPCTGSSSYKKGQRPYPDFDTASEGVPYPYIGGASASSTPAWDFPRVNRHPHTRSDSRFKGVFRGDQTPGADSSISACDVVLEDEDESKEWMAQVEPGVHITFVSLPNGGNDLKRIRFNREMFNKWQAQRWWGENYDRITELYNVQRFNQQALHTPPRTEDGRDSSYSKMGRDSPMTSGNKDWTPRNYKPSGSKGFPSDQHFDQGSSHHYAGSSAYPAGSAKGDMSSMEASRTTTSSRDEPSISISNASDIEAEWVEEDDPGVYITIRQLVDGTRELRRVRFSREKFGEMNAKQWWDENRERIQAQYL
- the LOC111810007 gene encoding cyclin-dependent kinase F-4-like isoform X1 is translated as MERYMLIKEVGDGTFGSVWRAINKQTGEAVAIKKMKKKYYTWEECVNLREVKSLRKMNHPNIVKLKEVIRENNILYFVFEYMDCSLYQLMKDKEKLFSEAEVRNWCFQVFQGLAYMHQRGYFHRDLKPENLLVAKDLIKLADFGLARETSALPPYTEYVSIRWYRAPEVLLQSYLYGPKVDMWAMGAIMAELFTLRPLFPGASEPDQIYKICSILGTPTMDTWSDGLCLARNINYQYPQFNRVHLSVVIPSASDDAVNLIASLCSWDPSKRPTAMEALQHPFFQSCYYVPPSLRARAPFARTPPSAGTKNLLEQQTAKKYPVALSDSRIAGTFSSPKLPELLSTGVQRKLDLVNPDANKSDTIMKSTARLPKYRPPVRNSPTNSIYRGNNVRGVSDTGQKLANMTIAPRKPSIGQLLRPMKAGVRWNGSSSDLLIRPAQEIQHGSNYPRKVAG
- the LOC111810007 gene encoding cyclin-dependent kinase F-4-like isoform X2, whose product is MERYMLIKEVGDGTFGSVWRAINKQTGEAVAIKKMKKKYYTWEECVNLREVKSLRKMNHPNIVKLKEVIRENNILYFVFEYMDCSLYQLMKDKEKLFSEAEVRNWCFQVFQGLAYMHQRGYFHRDLKPENLLVAKDLIKLADFGLARETSALPPYTEYVSIRWYRAPEVLLQSYLYGPKVDMWAMGAIMAELFTLRPLFPGASEPDQIYKICSILGTPTMDTWSDGLCLARNINYQYPQFNRVHLSVVIPSASDDAVNLIASLCSWDPSKRPTAMEALQHPFFQSCYYVPPSLRARAPFARTPPSAGTKNLLEQQTAKKYPVALSDSRIAGVQRKLDLVNPDANKSDTIMKSTARLPKYRPPVRNSPTNSIYRGNNVRGVSDTGQKLANMTIAPRKPSIGQLLRPMKAGVRWNGSSSDLLIRPAQEIQHGSNYPRKVAG